From Penaeus monodon isolate SGIC_2016 chromosome 42, NSTDA_Pmon_1, whole genome shotgun sequence, one genomic window encodes:
- the LOC119599199 gene encoding protein GVQW3-like: protein MQPEREDTLEARYAIKFCVKLGKNATLTYGLLQTAYGLTCMGRASVFRWHKKFKGGRESTISEPFEVIVGTVHKIIHDEMNMRKICVKSVPRVLSDEQKERRVSDSREMVELINSDSRVLMALVTCDESWIYCCDPEP, encoded by the exons ATGCAGCCGGAACGGGAGGACACTTTGGAAGCGCGATACGCTATAAAATTTTGCGTTAAACTCGGAAAGAACGCTACGCTGACTTATGGACTGCTTCAGACTGCTTATGGATTAACTTGCATGGGCAGAGCATCCGTGTTTCGTTGGCACAAAAAGTTTAAGGGCGGCAGAGAGTCt ACAATAAGTGAACCGTTTGAAGTCATTGTGGGaactgtgcacaaaattattCATGATGAAATGAACATGCGAAAGATTTGCGTGAAGTCTGTCCCAAGGGTGCTTAGTGACGAACAGAAGGAAAGACGTGTTAGCGACAGCAGGGAGATGGTCGAGCTTATCAATTCAGATTCAAGAGTACTCATGGCTCTGGTGACCTGTGATGAAAGCTGGATCTACTGCTGTGACCCGGAACCATGA